In the genome of Myxococcus stipitatus, one region contains:
- a CDS encoding GNAT family N-acetyltransferase encodes MDSNVSIHRATREDAALFPDIERASGALFRQLEALAWIADDDVMAEAAHLPLIDAGAVWVARDAKVGVVGFLSAQRAGRVLHVWQMAVSPSHQRRGLGRALLRAAAVFARDAGLEAVTLTTFLEVPWNEPFYVGLGFTRIPDDALDDRLREVLAKEARAGLPRERRCALSLNPRVLAD; translated from the coding sequence ATGGATTCCAACGTCTCCATCCACCGAGCGACCCGCGAGGACGCCGCGCTCTTCCCCGATATCGAGCGCGCGTCGGGAGCGCTGTTCCGTCAGCTCGAGGCGCTGGCGTGGATCGCCGATGACGACGTCATGGCGGAGGCGGCGCACCTTCCGTTGATTGACGCGGGAGCCGTGTGGGTCGCGCGGGATGCGAAGGTGGGCGTCGTGGGGTTCCTCTCGGCGCAGCGGGCGGGCCGCGTGCTGCATGTCTGGCAGATGGCGGTGAGCCCCTCGCATCAGCGTCGAGGACTGGGGCGCGCCTTGCTCCGAGCCGCCGCCGTGTTCGCGCGCGACGCGGGCCTGGAGGCCGTCACCTTGACGACGTTCCTCGAGGTGCCGTGGAACGAGCCCTTCTACGTGGGGCTCGGCTTCACGCGCATTCCAGACGACGCGCTGGATGACCGCCTCCGCGAGGTGCTGGCGAAGGAGGCGCGGGCGGGCCTCCCGCGCGAGCGCCGCTGCGCGTTGTCCCTGAATCCGCGCGTGCTGGCGGACTGA
- a CDS encoding acyl-CoA dehydrogenase family protein encodes MARADITDLFLLDDLLSPEEKAVRDTVAAFVDREVLPIIGGHFRDGTFPRHLIPQLAEMGVLGANLQGYGCAGLNTVSYGLILQELERGDSGLRSFASVQGSLCMFPIHAYGSDEQKERFLPAMAKGQVIGCFGLTEPDFGSNPGGMRTRARKDGDDYVLNGTKTWITNGAIADVAVVWAKTEDGGPESVRGFLVEKGMPGFTARDIPGKFSLRASITSELSLQDVRVPARNLLPGVKGLRGPLSCLNNARLGIAFAVTGAAIACFEGAREYALSRVAFNGKSVASYQLTQEKLADMLQDIVKAQLVGLRVARLKDEGKVTPVMVSLAKRNNVKSALDIARVARSIYGANGITDAYPPVRHMLNLESVFTYEGTHEVHTLVLGKAITGLDAFD; translated from the coding sequence ATGGCACGCGCGGACATCACGGACCTGTTCCTGCTCGACGACTTGCTGTCCCCGGAGGAGAAGGCCGTGCGCGACACGGTGGCGGCCTTCGTGGACCGGGAGGTGCTGCCCATCATCGGCGGGCATTTTCGAGACGGGACGTTTCCCCGCCACCTCATCCCCCAGCTCGCGGAGATGGGGGTCCTGGGCGCGAACCTCCAGGGGTACGGCTGCGCGGGGCTGAACACCGTGAGCTATGGCCTCATCCTCCAGGAGCTGGAGCGAGGGGACTCGGGGCTGCGCTCCTTCGCCTCGGTGCAGGGCTCGCTCTGCATGTTCCCCATCCATGCCTATGGAAGCGATGAGCAGAAGGAGCGCTTCCTGCCGGCCATGGCCAAGGGCCAGGTCATCGGCTGCTTCGGCCTCACGGAGCCCGACTTCGGCTCCAACCCCGGAGGCATGCGCACCCGCGCGCGCAAGGACGGGGACGACTACGTCCTCAACGGCACCAAGACGTGGATTACCAACGGCGCCATCGCCGACGTCGCGGTGGTGTGGGCGAAGACGGAGGACGGCGGCCCCGAGTCCGTCCGAGGCTTCCTGGTGGAGAAGGGCATGCCCGGCTTCACCGCGCGGGACATCCCCGGCAAGTTCTCCCTGCGCGCGTCCATCACCAGCGAGCTGTCCCTCCAGGACGTGCGCGTGCCCGCGCGCAACCTGCTGCCCGGCGTGAAGGGCCTCCGGGGGCCGCTGTCCTGCCTCAACAACGCGCGGCTGGGCATCGCCTTCGCCGTCACGGGCGCGGCCATCGCGTGCTTCGAGGGCGCGCGCGAGTACGCGCTGTCGCGCGTGGCGTTCAACGGCAAGTCCGTCGCCAGCTACCAGCTCACGCAGGAGAAGCTGGCGGACATGCTCCAGGACATCGTGAAGGCGCAGCTCGTCGGCCTGCGTGTGGCGCGGCTCAAGGACGAGGGCAAGGTGACGCCCGTCATGGTGAGCCTGGCCAAGCGCAACAACGTGAAGAGCGCGCTGGATATCGCGCGGGTGGCGCGGAGCATCTACGGCGCCAACGGCATCACCGACGCGTATCCACCCGTGCGCCACATGCTGAATCTGGAATCCGTCTTCACCTACGAGGGCACCCACGAGGTGCACACGCTGGTGCTGGGCAAGGCCATCACCGGACTGGACGCCTTCGACTGA
- a CDS encoding glutathione S-transferase family protein translates to MKVYGHPMSTCTRKVLTTLAEKGREAEFVLVDLMKGEQKSPAHLARQPFGVVPVLEADDGSLLYESRAIIRYLDRVLPGTSLTPSQPRAYGLMEQFIGVEQSYFSPAALKIIMVELFHRGEGSEAAARVAEGRQGVEKAFSVIEPVLGRQQYLAGDTFSLADVTWMPYLGNLTATSAKDVIGKYPNVSAWWSRISARPSWKKVAG, encoded by the coding sequence ATGAAGGTCTATGGCCATCCGATGAGCACCTGTACGCGCAAGGTCCTCACCACGCTGGCGGAGAAGGGGCGCGAGGCGGAGTTCGTCCTCGTCGACCTGATGAAGGGCGAGCAGAAGTCGCCCGCGCACCTCGCCCGTCAACCGTTCGGAGTGGTCCCCGTCCTGGAGGCGGATGATGGCTCCCTCCTGTACGAGTCGCGCGCCATCATTCGCTATCTGGACCGCGTGCTCCCGGGGACTTCGCTCACCCCCTCGCAGCCGAGGGCCTACGGGTTGATGGAGCAGTTCATCGGCGTGGAGCAGAGCTACTTCAGCCCCGCGGCGCTGAAGATCATCATGGTGGAGCTCTTCCATCGCGGTGAGGGCAGCGAGGCCGCGGCCCGCGTGGCGGAGGGACGTCAGGGCGTGGAGAAGGCGTTCAGCGTCATCGAGCCGGTGCTGGGGCGACAGCAGTACCTCGCGGGTGACACGTTCTCGCTCGCCGACGTGACGTGGATGCCGTACCTCGGGAACCTGACCGCGACGTCCGCGAAGGACGTCATCGGCAAGTACCCGAACGTGAGCGCGTGGTGGAGTCGCATCAGCGCCCGGCCCTCATGGAAGAAGGTCGCCGGGTAG
- a CDS encoding glutathione S-transferase family protein has product MKVYGHPGSIYTRMVLATLAEKGHEAEFVLVDLPTGAHKLPEHLTRHPFGVVPAFEDDDGFALYESQAIIRYLDRKLTGPSLMPSQPRACAVMEQSISVGLNYFAPNAFKVIWEKFLKQFMGGGVVDEAAVMAGRQGMEKVFGLIDPTLGRQPFLAGDAFSLADVTWLPFMAYLFPAGEADTIARYKNVAAWWERTSSRPAWRKVTGG; this is encoded by the coding sequence ATGAAAGTCTACGGCCACCCGGGCAGCATCTACACGCGCATGGTCCTCGCCACCCTGGCGGAGAAGGGACACGAGGCGGAGTTCGTCCTCGTCGACCTGCCGACGGGCGCGCACAAGCTGCCGGAGCACTTGACGCGCCATCCGTTCGGCGTGGTGCCCGCGTTCGAGGATGACGACGGCTTCGCGCTCTACGAGTCGCAGGCCATCATCCGCTACCTGGACCGCAAGCTGACGGGGCCGTCGCTGATGCCGTCCCAGCCGCGCGCCTGCGCCGTGATGGAGCAGTCCATCAGCGTGGGGCTGAACTACTTCGCGCCGAATGCCTTCAAGGTCATCTGGGAGAAGTTCTTGAAGCAGTTCATGGGCGGTGGCGTGGTGGACGAGGCCGCGGTGATGGCGGGACGCCAGGGGATGGAGAAGGTGTTCGGCCTCATCGACCCGACGCTGGGGCGTCAGCCGTTCCTCGCGGGCGACGCGTTCTCGCTCGCCGACGTGACGTGGCTGCCGTTCATGGCGTACCTCTTCCCCGCGGGAGAGGCGGACACCATCGCCCGGTACAAGAACGTGGCCGCGTGGTGGGAGCGCACGAGCAGCCGTCCCGCGTGGCGGAAGGTCACCGGCGGGTAG
- a CDS encoding SDR family oxidoreductase yields the protein MTTTQKSVVVTGASRGIGRAVALAFAREGYRVWALARAAEALESLAKEGGASIQPLVVDVADEGALVAATKRILAEGTPRVLVNNAGITVSAPLTKTRTEDLARVMAINVTAPFILCRELMPAMAQAGGGRVINIGSMAAVRGMKYTSAYCASKHALLGLTRALAAEYAKKQVTVNAVNPGWVETDMFTNATAAISKTTGRSGEEAREALASMNAMGRIIQPEEVAALCLFLASDAAGGITGAAHAIDGGELG from the coding sequence ATGACGACGACCCAGAAGAGCGTGGTGGTAACGGGTGCGAGCCGAGGCATCGGCCGCGCGGTGGCGCTGGCCTTCGCCCGTGAGGGCTATCGCGTCTGGGCCCTGGCCCGCGCGGCGGAGGCGCTGGAGTCACTCGCGAAGGAAGGCGGAGCCTCCATCCAGCCGCTCGTCGTGGACGTCGCGGACGAGGGAGCGCTGGTGGCGGCGACGAAGAGGATTCTCGCGGAAGGGACTCCTCGCGTGCTGGTGAACAACGCGGGCATCACCGTGTCCGCGCCGCTGACCAAGACGCGCACCGAGGACCTGGCGCGGGTGATGGCCATCAACGTGACGGCCCCCTTCATCCTCTGTCGGGAGCTGATGCCCGCCATGGCCCAGGCCGGAGGCGGCCGGGTCATCAACATCGGCTCCATGGCCGCTGTGCGCGGCATGAAGTACACGTCCGCCTACTGCGCCTCCAAGCACGCGCTCCTGGGCCTCACGCGGGCGCTCGCGGCGGAGTACGCCAAGAAGCAGGTGACGGTGAACGCGGTGAACCCGGGCTGGGTGGAGACGGACATGTTCACCAACGCCACGGCTGCCATCTCGAAGACGACGGGCCGCTCGGGCGAGGAGGCGCGCGAGGCGCTGGCCTCGATGAACGCCATGGGCCGCATCATCCAGCCGGAGGAAGTGGCCGCGCTGTGCCTCTTCCTCGCGTCGGACGCGGCGGGCGGCATCACCGGCGCCGCGCACGCCATCGACGGCGGCGAGCTGGGCTGA
- a CDS encoding methyl-accepting chemotaxis protein: protein MTHSLAARLTATITLVILVLTALCVTFTGVVLRSRMDTALAQSLTQDEAAWSRLIAQEARTLKVLLRSVAANERLRSLLSGAAVDARALQAFADEQKALVSVELFLVANPKGALLAGSAPGPLPSLPELVKSGAPGVLFVGDWPYWVVSRPVEVEGRGVGHLVLGSRFDEAPLRDLRGQRGVELLLHAGGRMVAGTVDPVAARGLLVAARTAKEGRVEVANTRFRVLSQPVGQGLELVLARDEEEEASRFGTTVLIIVGVGLFTALAAGGAIFLLVRRLTRPLRSLTAAAERVVAEGDFRGTLEVGSEDEIGRLAASFAEMMARLRSLLMALKGSAEQLESAATQLTESASVQNEAVSQQAIALHEVQIAAQQLQESSRSAARRVESIQREAEKASGFGQAGEEAVRGSVGGLTHIRSHVEQIGRTITELHQRTRLVGDITRTVKDLADQSNVLALNASIEAARSGDQGRSFSVVARQMRSLADQSAGATTRVQGILGDIGRAITDAVRISEGGAREVEGGLDQVRAAGESLRSLADIIQSNGQTVRSISEAVRQQDAGIAELFAALSSMADVADQIVDRMAASEQAAVQLSAASGELSAIVGRYQI from the coding sequence ATGACGCACAGCCTCGCCGCTCGTCTGACCGCGACCATCACCCTGGTCATCCTGGTCCTCACCGCGCTGTGCGTGACTTTCACGGGCGTCGTCTTGCGCTCGCGGATGGACACGGCGCTGGCGCAATCACTCACGCAGGACGAGGCCGCGTGGAGCCGCCTCATCGCCCAGGAGGCGAGGACGCTGAAGGTGCTCCTGCGCAGCGTGGCCGCGAACGAGCGGCTCCGCTCGCTGCTCTCCGGGGCGGCGGTGGACGCGCGCGCGCTCCAGGCCTTCGCCGACGAGCAGAAGGCGCTCGTCTCGGTGGAGCTCTTTCTCGTCGCGAATCCGAAAGGGGCGCTGCTCGCGGGCTCCGCGCCGGGGCCGCTGCCCTCGCTCCCGGAGCTCGTGAAGTCGGGCGCGCCCGGAGTGCTCTTCGTCGGGGACTGGCCCTACTGGGTGGTGTCGCGTCCGGTGGAGGTGGAGGGGCGCGGCGTGGGGCACCTGGTGCTGGGGAGCCGGTTCGACGAGGCGCCGCTGCGGGACTTGAGAGGGCAGCGGGGCGTGGAGCTGCTCCTGCACGCGGGCGGGCGGATGGTGGCGGGGACGGTGGACCCGGTGGCCGCGCGAGGGCTGCTGGTGGCGGCGCGCACGGCGAAGGAGGGGCGCGTGGAGGTGGCGAACACGCGCTTCCGGGTGCTGAGCCAGCCGGTGGGGCAGGGGCTGGAGCTGGTGCTGGCGCGGGATGAGGAGGAAGAGGCGTCGCGCTTCGGCACCACGGTGCTCATCATCGTGGGCGTGGGGCTCTTCACGGCGCTGGCGGCGGGCGGCGCCATCTTCCTCCTGGTGCGGCGGTTGACGCGTCCGTTGCGCTCGTTGACGGCGGCGGCGGAGCGGGTGGTGGCGGAGGGCGACTTCCGGGGCACGCTGGAGGTGGGCTCGGAGGACGAGATTGGCCGGCTGGCCGCGTCGTTCGCGGAGATGATGGCGCGGCTGCGCTCGCTGTTGATGGCGCTCAAGGGCTCCGCGGAGCAACTGGAGTCCGCCGCGACGCAGCTCACCGAGTCCGCGTCCGTGCAGAACGAGGCCGTGTCCCAGCAGGCCATCGCGCTGCACGAGGTGCAGATTGCCGCGCAGCAGCTCCAGGAGTCCTCCCGGTCCGCGGCCCGGCGCGTGGAGTCCATCCAGCGCGAGGCGGAGAAGGCGAGCGGCTTCGGACAGGCGGGTGAAGAGGCGGTGCGAGGCAGCGTGGGCGGGCTCACGCACATCCGCTCGCACGTCGAGCAGATTGGCCGCACCATCACCGAGCTGCATCAGCGCACGCGGCTGGTGGGTGACATCACCCGGACGGTGAAGGACCTGGCGGACCAGTCCAACGTGCTCGCGCTGAATGCCTCCATCGAGGCGGCGCGCAGCGGGGACCAGGGGCGCTCCTTCTCCGTGGTGGCGCGGCAGATGCGCTCGCTGGCGGACCAGTCCGCGGGGGCGACGACGCGGGTGCAGGGCATCCTGGGCGACATCGGCCGGGCCATCACCGACGCCGTGCGCATCAGCGAGGGCGGCGCGCGCGAGGTGGAGGGCGGCCTGGACCAGGTGCGCGCGGCGGGGGAGAGCCTCCGCTCGCTGGCGGACATCATCCAGAGCAATGGCCAGACGGTGCGCAGCATCTCCGAGGCCGTGCGGCAGCAGGACGCGGGCATCGCGGAGCTGTTCGCCGCGCTCAGCTCCATGGCGGACGTGGCGGACCAGATTGTCGACCGGATGGCGGCCAGTGAGCAGGCCGCCGTCCAGCTCTCCGCCGCCTCCGGTGAGCTGAGCGCCATCGTGGGGCGCTATCAGATTTAG
- a CDS encoding peptidase M3, with the protein MDRPLHSVRTRLDDFLAELATLQYRHGAGLSRDLPLASLHASFPELSAPDTFAAANEALSKARAKEDTLAVRRIQLLRELVATHVEEALAARPAQAVANAEAQAVLTVDDQSFSFGEALGRLPREPVRARRAKMERALGNFLWEQRGPHGDRREAALHTAEKLGATDYPALREDVTGIAYAKLAEAAAQTLKQTEDAYRDVLAYALKKMDPLLRPLPGGDARRHDVQAALQAPWFDEHFRREDAWPAVVRWLGEWGFTPNATGRIRLDEEDRPGKSSRPFAVAIRVPGDIRLVLQPRGGLDALGSLLHEMGHAQHRAHVSDTLPMELRRLGDAGITEAHASVFERLLLSPEWLKRYLGLGTVLARDTVRFAAFQSLAVLRRHCAKLSYELSLYTKGPSPERADEYADGQRRALFAEPHPGFFLHDVDPQLYVAHYLRAWALETRLTARLTERFNEDFWRNPHAAAWLKGLYARGGTDDAEGLATEVSGTPLALPEAGVRLVAILNR; encoded by the coding sequence ATGGACCGCCCCCTCCACTCCGTGCGCACGCGGCTGGACGACTTCCTCGCGGAGCTGGCCACGCTGCAGTACCGGCACGGCGCCGGACTCTCGCGAGACCTCCCCCTCGCCAGCCTCCACGCCTCCTTCCCCGAGCTCTCCGCCCCGGACACCTTCGCCGCCGCCAACGAGGCCCTCTCCAAGGCCCGCGCCAAGGAAGACACCCTGGCCGTCCGCCGCATCCAGCTCCTGCGCGAGCTGGTGGCCACCCACGTGGAAGAGGCCCTCGCCGCGCGCCCCGCCCAGGCCGTGGCCAACGCCGAGGCCCAGGCGGTGCTCACCGTCGACGACCAGTCCTTCTCCTTCGGCGAGGCCCTGGGGCGACTCCCCCGCGAGCCCGTCCGCGCCCGCCGCGCGAAGATGGAGCGCGCCCTGGGCAACTTCCTGTGGGAGCAGCGCGGCCCTCACGGAGACCGGCGCGAAGCCGCCCTCCACACCGCGGAGAAGCTGGGGGCGACGGACTACCCCGCCCTGCGCGAGGACGTCACCGGCATCGCCTACGCCAAGCTCGCCGAGGCCGCCGCCCAGACGCTCAAGCAGACCGAGGACGCCTACCGCGACGTGCTCGCCTACGCGCTCAAGAAGATGGACCCGCTGCTGCGCCCGCTGCCCGGCGGCGACGCGCGCCGGCACGACGTCCAGGCCGCGCTCCAGGCCCCCTGGTTCGACGAGCACTTCCGCCGCGAGGACGCCTGGCCCGCGGTGGTGAGGTGGCTCGGAGAGTGGGGCTTCACCCCCAACGCCACCGGACGCATCCGCCTGGACGAAGAGGACCGCCCCGGAAAGTCCTCGCGCCCCTTCGCCGTCGCCATCCGCGTGCCCGGCGACATCCGCCTGGTGCTACAGCCTCGCGGGGGACTCGACGCGCTGGGCAGCCTGCTCCATGAGATGGGCCACGCGCAGCACCGCGCCCACGTCTCGGACACGCTGCCCATGGAGCTGCGCCGCCTGGGCGACGCCGGCATCACCGAGGCCCACGCCTCCGTCTTCGAGCGCCTCCTGCTCTCACCCGAGTGGCTCAAGCGCTACCTGGGGCTGGGCACGGTGCTCGCGCGAGACACGGTGCGCTTCGCCGCCTTCCAGTCCCTGGCCGTGCTGCGCCGCCACTGCGCGAAGCTGTCCTACGAGCTGTCCCTCTACACGAAGGGCCCGTCCCCGGAGCGCGCCGACGAATACGCCGACGGCCAGCGCCGCGCGCTCTTCGCGGAGCCCCACCCCGGCTTCTTCCTGCACGACGTGGACCCGCAGCTCTACGTGGCGCACTACCTGCGAGCGTGGGCCCTGGAGACCCGGCTCACCGCGCGCCTCACCGAGCGCTTCAACGAGGATTTCTGGAGGAACCCACACGCGGCCGCCTGGCTGAAGGGGCTCTACGCGCGCGGGGGAACGGATGACGCGGAAGGACTGGCCACGGAGGTCTCGGGCACGCCACTGGCCTTGCCCGAGGCGGGAGTGCGCCTCGTGGCCATCCTCAACCGGTAG
- a CDS encoding N-acetyltransferase — MTVIVQDFEPALMNQVGPLCARAFDDYPFLAELFPGSSEKRAHVSSAFYIGCVKDSLAHGVVHVTVEDGRLTGLASWLRPGAYPPSLRRQAVYLPTLWAGLRHFPSRARRALQALARLDRYHPPTPPHWYLDVIAVDPAYQGRGLGARLMRAGLALAEQTRAPCFLETAKASNRDWYQGFGFEIQRTEPCFDGGPPQWFMWRPASSSGTGQPDASEASAPRLRSV, encoded by the coding sequence ATGACGGTCATCGTCCAGGACTTCGAACCCGCGTTGATGAATCAAGTCGGCCCGCTGTGCGCGAGGGCCTTCGATGACTACCCCTTCCTCGCGGAGCTGTTCCCGGGCTCCTCCGAGAAGCGGGCCCACGTGTCCTCGGCGTTCTACATCGGCTGCGTGAAGGACTCGCTGGCGCACGGCGTGGTGCACGTCACCGTCGAGGACGGACGGCTCACGGGCCTCGCGTCCTGGCTCCGGCCGGGCGCCTATCCTCCGTCGCTCCGCAGGCAGGCGGTCTACCTTCCCACCCTCTGGGCCGGACTGCGTCACTTCCCGAGCCGCGCGCGACGGGCCCTCCAGGCCCTGGCGCGACTGGACCGCTACCACCCGCCCACGCCGCCCCACTGGTATCTGGATGTCATCGCCGTGGACCCGGCCTATCAAGGGCGCGGACTGGGAGCTCGGCTGATGCGCGCGGGCCTGGCGTTGGCCGAGCAGACCCGCGCGCCGTGCTTCCTGGAGACGGCCAAGGCCTCCAATCGCGACTGGTACCAGGGCTTCGGCTTCGAGATCCAGCGCACCGAGCCCTGCTTCGACGGGGGGCCGCCCCAGTGGTTCATGTGGCGACCCGCGTCGTCGAGCGGCACTGGGCAGCCCGACGCCTCGGAGGCGTCCGCGCCTCGGCTCCGCTCCGTGTAG
- a CDS encoding RluA family pseudouridine synthase, translating into MKRRTFRVEGAGVGRAVADAVAQELGVPVEQARALVDVGAVYVAGRRCRDAKTRLVLGQVVGVVLEEGGHSPLAEAPPAPTFRVLHEDEDVLAVDKPAGLPAQPTEARVGGSLVDQVSAYLGREAGLVHRLDRETSGVTVFGKDARATSFLAAEFRHGRARKRYVAATGPGLPASGTVDLPLSRDPSRPGRWRATRAANGVSALTHFRTLYAGAEFCVVELLPQTGRTHQLRAHLTALGAPILGDARYGGAAKAGGVEVARCLLHAQALEMLHPRWERLFGMRAPVPEDLMHFFKLAGVEVPQGLVPLM; encoded by the coding sequence GTGAAGCGTCGGACATTCCGGGTGGAAGGCGCGGGAGTGGGGCGGGCCGTGGCGGACGCGGTGGCCCAGGAGCTCGGCGTGCCCGTGGAGCAGGCGCGTGCGCTGGTGGACGTGGGCGCGGTGTACGTGGCCGGGCGTCGTTGCCGGGATGCGAAGACGCGGCTGGTGCTGGGCCAGGTGGTGGGGGTGGTGCTGGAGGAGGGCGGCCACAGCCCGTTGGCGGAGGCGCCGCCGGCGCCCACGTTCCGGGTGTTGCATGAGGACGAGGATGTGCTCGCGGTGGACAAGCCCGCGGGGCTCCCGGCGCAGCCGACGGAGGCGCGGGTGGGCGGGAGCCTGGTGGACCAGGTGAGTGCGTACCTGGGGCGCGAGGCGGGGCTGGTGCACCGGTTGGACCGAGAGACGTCGGGCGTGACGGTGTTCGGGAAGGATGCGCGGGCGACGTCCTTCCTGGCGGCGGAGTTCCGGCATGGGCGGGCGCGCAAGCGCTATGTGGCGGCGACGGGGCCTGGGCTGCCTGCCTCGGGGACGGTGGACCTGCCGCTGTCGAGAGACCCTTCGCGGCCGGGGCGATGGCGTGCGACGCGCGCGGCCAATGGCGTGTCCGCGCTGACGCACTTCCGCACGCTGTATGCGGGAGCGGAGTTCTGCGTGGTGGAGCTGCTGCCTCAGACGGGACGCACGCATCAACTGAGGGCGCACCTGACGGCGCTGGGTGCGCCGATTCTGGGCGACGCGCGGTATGGCGGCGCGGCGAAGGCGGGGGGAGTGGAGGTGGCGCGGTGCCTGTTGCATGCGCAGGCGTTGGAGATGCTGCATCCGCGCTGGGAGCGGCTGTTTGGCATGCGGGCGCCGGTGCCCGAGGACTTGATGCACTTCTTCAAGCTCGCGGGGGTGGAGGTTCCTCAGGGGCTCGTGCCCTTGATGTAG
- the galU gene encoding UTP--glucose-1-phosphate uridylyltransferase GalU has protein sequence MSAHTPKAEPLIRKCVIPAAGLGTRFLPATKSVPKEMLPIVDTPTLQYIVEEAVAAGIEDVVLINGRGKGAIEDHFDIGFELETTLRARGKTADADKLRAIAELVRVVSIRQKEPKGLGHAVLCAKSAIGNEPFGVLLGDDMIDAEEPGIRQLARVYRQYNQAVIALMEVPDDETHMYGIAAGTDLGDGVIRIDRVVEKPKKGTAPSNLAVIGRYVLPPEIFPILEKQTPGVGGEIQLTDGLATLQQSHGLLGYKFKGQRYDAGDKVGYLKANIAYALKRPELRGGLLEYMREVVKTEKP, from the coding sequence ATGTCCGCCCACACACCGAAGGCAGAGCCCCTTATCCGTAAGTGTGTCATCCCGGCAGCCGGGCTCGGCACGCGCTTTCTTCCCGCCACGAAGTCCGTGCCCAAGGAGATGTTGCCCATCGTCGACACACCCACCCTCCAATACATCGTGGAGGAGGCGGTGGCCGCCGGCATCGAGGACGTCGTCCTCATCAACGGCCGCGGCAAGGGGGCCATCGAGGACCACTTCGACATCGGCTTCGAGCTGGAGACCACCCTGCGCGCCCGAGGCAAGACGGCGGACGCGGACAAGCTGCGCGCCATCGCGGAGCTGGTGCGCGTCGTCTCCATCCGCCAGAAAGAGCCCAAGGGCCTGGGCCACGCCGTGCTGTGCGCCAAGAGCGCCATCGGCAACGAGCCGTTCGGTGTCCTCCTCGGCGACGACATGATTGATGCCGAGGAGCCGGGCATCCGTCAGCTCGCCCGTGTGTATCGCCAGTACAACCAGGCCGTCATCGCACTCATGGAAGTGCCCGATGACGAGACGCACATGTACGGCATCGCCGCCGGCACGGACCTGGGGGATGGCGTCATCCGCATCGACCGCGTGGTGGAGAAGCCCAAGAAGGGCACCGCGCCGTCGAACCTCGCCGTCATCGGCCGCTACGTGCTGCCGCCGGAAATCTTCCCCATCCTGGAGAAGCAGACGCCGGGTGTGGGCGGTGAAATCCAGCTCACGGATGGTCTGGCCACGCTGCAGCAGTCGCACGGTCTCTTGGGCTACAAATTCAAGGGACAGCGCTATGACGCGGGCGACAAGGTGGGGTACCTCAAGGCGAACATCGCCTACGCGCTCAAGCGCCCCGAGCTGCGGGGCGGGCTGCTCGAGTACATGCGTGAGGTCGTGAAGACGGAGAAGCCGTGA
- a CDS encoding DUF2058 family protein yields MQNLRDKLLKAGLVTEEQSKKATDAAASQAEARRAPPQEGNRSGGGRPPPRRDDNRTSGGPPSRGENRAPREGGARPSGGRPGGGGGPRHGGGSFRPSGGGATGVGGGAPHHGRPAPTERPIPKLPPMPGSKAYQRAESKRQVELDKALRELVMGAQVPQEAGETAFYFMTRKGKLRRMELTPEQAKRLEDGELAVVERPDPAQIEHALVPASAAEQMFALSKKAVRFLNRKDSPIGFMNDEELKAQQAAEAAGTAPELPDEPEADSAEEAPAEAASAEAPKPEGGENQG; encoded by the coding sequence ATGCAGAACCTGCGCGACAAGTTGTTGAAGGCGGGCCTCGTCACCGAGGAACAATCCAAGAAGGCCACCGATGCGGCCGCCAGCCAGGCGGAAGCTCGGAGGGCCCCTCCCCAGGAGGGCAACCGCTCCGGCGGTGGCCGTCCCCCGCCTCGGCGTGATGACAACCGGACATCCGGTGGCCCCCCGTCCCGAGGCGAGAACCGAGCCCCCCGCGAGGGCGGTGCTCGCCCCAGCGGTGGCCGTCCCGGTGGCGGCGGTGGACCTCGCCATGGCGGCGGCTCCTTCCGGCCCAGCGGTGGCGGTGCGACGGGCGTTGGGGGCGGTGCGCCCCACCACGGACGCCCGGCCCCCACCGAGCGGCCCATCCCCAAGCTGCCCCCCATGCCCGGCTCCAAGGCCTACCAGCGCGCGGAGTCCAAGCGCCAGGTGGAGCTGGACAAGGCGCTGCGCGAGCTCGTCATGGGCGCGCAGGTGCCCCAGGAGGCGGGTGAGACGGCGTTCTACTTCATGACCCGCAAGGGCAAGCTGCGCCGGATGGAGCTGACGCCGGAGCAGGCCAAGCGGCTGGAGGACGGCGAGCTCGCGGTGGTGGAGCGTCCGGACCCCGCGCAAATCGAGCACGCGCTGGTGCCCGCGTCGGCGGCGGAGCAGATGTTCGCGCTCTCGAAGAAGGCGGTGCGCTTCCTCAACCGGAAGGACAGCCCCATCGGCTTCATGAACGACGAGGAGCTCAAGGCGCAGCAGGCGGCGGAGGCCGCGGGCACCGCGCCGGAGCTTCCCGACGAGCCCGAGGCGGACAGCGCCGAAGAGGCCCCGGCCGAGGCGGCTTCCGCCGAGGCGCCGAAGCCCGAGGGCGGCGAGAACCAGGGCTGA